The DNA sequence atcatttgataactactcttcacaatacactcattctacacatagagatgatgaagatagtgacaaatttgaacctcataggaactctatgtggtactaaagtgtaaaatattgtactaattcattatatataaatgattatggtgtgtttagacttctttcattaattactacatattttctacactcataatgtttgtcaggtcgctatataatcaacttgataatgttaaatccatcatgcaatgcatttccttccaattttttgtgataaactaatagataattgactaaataaacatcctacaaagtttcaataaaaatttccaagtttttcttacaatttccgtggtttccatgtaatttttatcgatatcgatattttaccgatatttccatcgatatttccgtgttttcggactaccgatatttccgatatcaccgatattttcttccttggactAAACTGACAATTTTTCCATAGTCGAATTTATCCCACCACTTAACCCATCTGGCTCTGTAAATTTCACCTGTTTCACACTCATAATTCCATTGAAAAATCCAAGGGACTTtatatttagccataaataatgAAAGAAGGGTAATTCTATCATCGAAACGACTTCTGTAAAAATGCTTCTGGAAACCAGTTGAAAGGAATTGCATGAGTTCTTCGGGTAGTAGGCTGGTAGTTAGGCCGTGAGCTAACCACCAATTTGGAAACCAAGCTGGAAAGTTCATCCTGAAACTTTTATCAAATgtaacaaaccatgaatgactaaaGTCAGATGTTTGGTGAAGAAATATGTTGTTCCAGGCTTGGATGTAGTCAATAGAATCTATTCCCGATTCCTCATCATCGGCCCTAGCCATTACCAACAGATTTGTTCCCTTAGGATCCCCTTTAGGATCAACCGTTGGCCAATTCCAACCAAATTACCAAACGGCATTAGCCAGCCCATATGATCCATATTCATCAATGTCATCACATTCAACTCCAAGAACACCGAGCTTTGCTAAAACATCCCCATATGTTAAGAAACATCCTATGGAACAACTTTTCtgcattccaaatcacattaaCAAAAGGCAATCGCCATACAAAATAGTTAAACCTTTCTTAGTCTTATTAAACCTTTCTAAGGTTGTGCTAAGAGAGATTTTGGGAGTAGAATGAATTTGGCTAGTGCCTAGTTCGTCTGAGGAAactaatttatttagttttttgaGATAAAAAGATTTAAATTCTGGGTCATCGACTTTGCTTATTagttcaagtagaaaatcttctcGTTCTTCTTGTTTATTAAGGACTGAGATCTTGTTATTGCAACAAGAATCTACACATCCTACCTTGATATTTGGAGATGAGCTATTGCTCAATGAATTATTACTGGAAGAGGATAATTCCAAATCATCTTCCGATTGACTATAAGCATATCtgcatcattaattttaattcattactTTATAATGAACATTACACCtattttcaatttggttttAATTGTTTATGTAATTATAAGTGATTCATTTGGTTTCCGATTTCCTATAAACCCTGACTTAATTCTCATCAAATATCTTGAGCTTCTCatctctatttatatatatataagataatCCTTTTTGAGTTGTGTTATTGACACCTCAAAATAGTCAACTTGCACCCCTCTCATTATATATAGGATAATTCTTTTGAGAGTgtctcatttttctttattgATAAGTTTTGTCaagtttgattaattaaataaaaacataacatAAAATAGTACTTTTTATTCATATAAGAGAAAACATTCCAATATCCATGAAACTCAAATGATATAAAACTAGAAATAAAAGTCCAACTCCACTAGCTGAACATGGAAAAGACCAGCACTCATACTCTTCAACTTCTAAGAAGGAAGAAGGTCCTTCGTTTGTGATGGCATTCTTAGGTTATGTAGATCGCTTGACTCTAAAATTATCGGCTGCGGTGAAAGCTCTCTCTGATTTGAACACGAGTGCTTCTTACTCACAATCATTGGCCCTTGCCTCATCGTCTTCAGCTTTGGTTGGCATGAAATTGTAGTTGGTTGTGGTCTTCATGTTATTAGCCTTGAGTTTTGAaggcttcttcttttttcttttcattgcgATGAGAGAAGGTTGAATGTTGAAAATCTAGGTTGTGGTCTGGATTTTATACTGATACGTGCATGGTGTGTAACAAGAAAGTTGTTAATCTTTATGATAACCAAATCTGGAGCAATTTTAAGAGGACCTGTAAAAGGAAGTTTTTTGTGTAAAAGTATGAAACTTTTTTGTTACTGTTGCAATACACAGATATTTATGATATGTGATGGATTCGCATGCAAAAACGTATTTAAACTGTTCTTATATTGTGTGAATGAATTGATTGCATATATGAGTACAAGTGAGGATGAGATTGAGAGTCTGAATGGCTTTGGGTGGGCTCAATGAGAGCTGTTTATATGAGGCGAGTTCACTGTTACAGTAGCATTCTGATTCAATAATACAATGTCATGTGGAATGAGACTTTAACGGAACATTGTAATTAGATCAAATATTAAAATGGCAATGGACCTGTTTCATAAAAGTCCTTCTCGGACCAAAGATTGTGGCTTTGGGAATAGAATGAAATTTACAAATGAATTGTTAATGTGTAATTCTCAAGAAAAAATTTAGGGAAccttaacgaaaagctcctaatactgttcactttaatgaaaaactacatttttacactaaaaagtcaatcatggtactattcaatttaccctttattttgtcattatcgttaaaactcaaaattttcaagctattttcattagttttcctataaatttaaCTATAAGCTTACTAACCCCAATTAGGTGGGCTACTTTGCACAGCCCCTTCCGCTTTCAAAATTTCAGTGTATATGCGCGGCAGTCAAGGCCTGGCCTTGCTACACTTAAGAGTAGGTCACGTGCATTGCACTCGGCGACATCCAAGCCCAAAATACTATAATTTAAACCTTATCAAGCGCTTTGTTGTGCCACATGCTTCACAAGTGTTCATCATTaaatttagggagttttaacgaaaagcccaaggtactgttcattttaacgaaaaatcacatttttacactaaaaagtcaaacctgctactattcactttactctttattttgtccttatcattaaaactcaaagttttcaagtcattttcattagttttcctttaaatttaacCGTGCTTTGATGTTGTTTTAGGTTTAATCATCTAAATTCAGTATTTTGGGTGGTATCAAGCCTAACATTTTTCTTCCTTAGGTCTAGGAATTTAATTGAGTTGCTATCGAGTGTCAGAGTCTTCTTAACCATGTGTCATCCACCTTAATTTTATGCACTTTAAGCGTTGTATCACAGGCTTCATAAGTGTAAACACATATATCCAGCAATGTACCAACATTATCCCCGTCTTAACCATCCAAACCCAATATATTGAGTGGTATTAAGTCAATATAACTGAAATATGAGGTCTTATCTTAAAAGTTCTTGATGCAATCATATGGATCATCACATACATTTAGACCTTGAACTATTGTTGTACTTCTTCGATGTAGATTCGCTTATCCTTGTTGACTTGTATTGAATCAACTTACAACACCATCCCCAAACGAAAATCGGGTGATTAAAATAATGCAATGGAATGCTTACAAGAATGGCATATGTAGAAACAACATTATAACGTGTCAACAGTACATAAAAAGCTAGTTGAAAAACAAATGTGTACATGTCAAAATATTAAGAGCAAACCAATGCATCTTTTGCAAACTTTGTCAGAAAACTCACAAGAGCCAAGTGAGAAACCGGTTGGTTGATGGTTGTCCCAAGTTCAACTGCTACGTGATGCATTGGACTCTTGAAACCAATTGCCTTCAAAGTACTAAGTAATGTATTATATTTCATGTTGGCTCTGGGTGCATGAAATTGCTCAAGACTTAATTAACCACAAGAAACCATGACAAAGATTGGGAAGCACACACACAGAAGTCAGAAGACTCGGAACACAATAAGAAAAATGTGGTTGGACCAAGATTATGCTTAATATAGCAATGACCCATTGTaccaaaaatattttgtaaaCATAATAGCAACTCACCCCTTAGGACGATAATTGTCTGGACTATTGGGCAATTGGTAATTATTACCTTAGTGAATGGTAATTCTTTGTGCATGTTACAAGGGTAATAGAACCAAACCGTGCTCGATGTTGTTTGGACTTCGTTGGTGGTTGACCAGAGACATGCATCAACAGTGTGAGAAAAAGAACCTtagaataaaaaatagaaaacaaacaTTGATCTCATAAACCATAAGCTAATTTTATAACAAAGTTTACTATTGTAATTTGGCTTAGGCTAGCCCGGATTCTAGGTCCAATTTTTTATGGGTTTTAAGCTATAAATTGAAAGTGGATGCTTGTAATTTTAGTGGTAAAGCACTTGTCCTTACATTTAGGGCCAAgtcaaaaggaaaaacaaaaacttgtaGCACAAAGAAGCAAGTGATCAATGCATGGCTACACAAAGGTGTACGTAACTATATGAAATGGTGATTTGAGCTAAACAAAACTTTTAGTGCGAAGAAGCAAGTGATCAATGAAAATGATCAATGCATGGGCATGTTCTTTGTGTGTTTCATGAAGGTAAAATCAAATCCACTTACACTTTGAGCTAAAAATAAGAGCGTCTTGAATGGAGACCTTAAATGAAGTCCCTACAACCGTATGATCCGTAAATATAGGGACAAAAGGCTTCCAATGGGTCGGAATATAAGTCCTCAAAGTATCTCAATATATAAGAACTTGCCGAATACCTCAAACAAATTCTCAAATGTGAGGATTGTATATAGGGACTCAAAGAGTGGGCCGCTATTGATTTAAGTGGAAACAAACACCAACCACGCAAGAATGCTACACAACAActtctctttttgttttgttttgtttttttttttaacccaccCACATGAATCCTGGTAGCCATTCCCGCAGCTtccctttttttataaccgttCGGAAAACAACGGTAGAGATgggttcttttattttttttatttttatttttaattaatggcCATAATACTCAAACAAAATGTACAGtgcttttttaaaaatattttagtcTCCATATTTAGGGATTATCATATACGGATCTACCATTGCAGACAATATTCCTTTAGAACCTGAATATTCTCTTAAAGTCCCTAAATGAGGTCTCAAAGTCGTGGTTTGAGATGCTTTTACGTGGGAAATGGATGACCATAGCCCATTGACATGGTAGGATAACATACACATTCACCCTATGTTGTTTATGCAATTACTTAATGGGAAACGGTTTTGCCGATAAAGACTTAAACAATTATACGTAAATAACCACGGTTATATGTCtgccataaccattgcccatccctatcAGTGTATGGGCATGTACTTTGTGTGTTTCGCAAAGGTAAAATAAAATCCATTTACACTTTGAGATAAAAATAGTGGGAAAAGGATGACCACAGCCCATTGATATGGTAGGATAACATACACATTCACCCCACATTAAACTACccacaaaaaatataaacaaaatacTGATTTTACCCTAGTATTTTAATTTATGATTGAAAAAAGTAGAGAGCCAAATGGTAGTACATGTTTGTAACAAGAGAAACTTCCTGGTGCAAAATAACATAGAGAAAAACAAAGCAGGTTTTGGCTGACACATTTCCACAATATCTCATCTccatccaaaaccaaaattagCCCCACATAATTTGTACTGATTCACATTTGCCTGAATCATTAGATTCATTACTTTTTGTCCTTCTGTTATTTTGGTCCCTTGCGGATTACAAGAGCATcttaatcttaattaattaaaatcctaAGTATTTGGGTCAACCCAATGCTTTATTCTAGTAACCCACAATTTGACACTCACTAAATCACAAGACTTTACCCAAATCTAAATCACAACCAGTCATCAAACTTCAAATAATTGATCACAACTGTACCTACTAATACGCTTATCCAATCACTAATTACTAATTACTAATTACTAATTTACTAATTTACTAATTTGCTTGTGTTAGCCAATAATtaagcaaaaaaataattaaaaaaaatcaccttATATTTGCAGAATGCAGATGGAGAATTTGTGTGTTGTGACAAAGTACGCATGTAGTAGACACTATGATTTCGCACGAACTTCCTCTCTCAGAGAATGTGGGGAGTTGGGAAAGAGCAAATTGTAAGCttcttttttattcttatttattttgattttctaaaaacaaaaattgtggGGAGACTCACGTGACAccactacacctttatttttTATGGGACCCTAAACCAAACTTTGTAAAAGTGGCATAAAGTCCAAAGGTGAACATGGAATTATCAATTATTACGAGCCTCATGCCTAATCTATTTgcattttgattaattttgatACCTTGCAAGTGTGACATTAATGCAATAAGTTTATGATGGGGACTTTGATCACACCGTACATGTTGAGTCACAACGAACAAGGTGGACCTCGAAAATGGTAAATTTTGAGGTTCGTCCTTCAAAGAAGATGTCTGAGCAACAAAACAATAGATTGGGCTATTATATTATGTAATTTCTAGTAGCATTATTCATTATCCCACgtttgtgagaaaaaaaaaacttgctctaaagagaatatgaagaatttttAGGACACAAAATATCACGGTGATAATATACTCATGCTTCGAGAAGTAGAGGATTCGATGAACCCTTTGTTGTGGAAGGCCGGCAAACCTAACGTCTATGTTGACGCTCCATTGTGTTTGGCGGCATAATTATTGTTAAACTAAATCCATAATATACAAGGTAGCGGTGGGACCTCAGTCTAGCAATTTGCAaatggacttggattctctgccctcccaattcAGTGCCCTTCTTgtgcccttctgtttgtgtggtcacggttaagccacgtcaatattttatattactattttttttttgtcttattatttttataaaaaacaatataaaatgttagtatggattaaccgtgaccacacaaaacaggagggcacgagaaggacaccgaaatgggagggcagagaatccaagtcctttGCAAATAACGTACCATTTGAAATCGTTGCGCGCCAAAACTGCATAACTCGCTGTCGTTACGTCAAGCACCAAAAGTAACGGTGAAGAGTAAATGCCAATAATTATTAATAATTTGGACATTCTCCAAAAAGCCCTTTCAGCGTGGACACTAAAATAAAAGTAGCTTCGATGTCATTTCACAGGGCTAAAAACGTAATATCAATCAAGATGATGACAAAACGTAAATAGGGACCAAGAATAAGTTTGGTTCATGCAATTCACGGGAATTTTATGTTCACCTTATAAATGTTTTGTATTAATTCAAGATTTTCATAtatgcatttatttatttatttaccaattaattttcataaaattagaACCACCATAAAATTTTAGGGCGTTACATTTTGTTGTTAATTAACTTAATTTAGGGTGTGTAAATTTATATACCATCATTATAATCCTTATAAACGTTTGCCAACGGCTTAACATTTTTGAGTTTTGGGACACTTAGTCGAGGTATTTGCCATTACAATCTAGTCGATGCTTAATTATAATGACAAGTACCTCAACTCAAGTTTTTGAACAATGaattttaaattagtttttatgGAAAGTGTTATTCAacctaaaacataaaataagttttacgataattttttatattcacGTTGAACATAGACTGTAACGTCAAATTCACTGATTTTAACTGCGTCAGATGGTGCATAGACACTTTTAACCCTGAAATGGGTGTTGAAGTGATGACTTTAACCCTATAAAAACGATACAATTTACACCAAACTAGTAATGTACATTAGGGTATTCCCTTAAGGAGAACACTCACATGTAGATAAATCTATGATACTTCTCTATGCATTAACATGTAAAAAATGTAAGAAGATAAAAGTAATTGTCTTGGCATTGACTGCCACAATGGGTAATTCCCAGAGGCCAAAACTAGTGTTATTTCGATGAAGAGGGGCAAAATAGTCAATGACTCAAGGGACAGGCATTGCAGTTTACAAAGTCAAGTAGTGAAAAGAATGCAAATCAAAGCAAAATTATTAATATAAAAAGCCAAAGACCCAAAGTGCCAGAccaaaaaagagagaagaattgGAGCCTGAGAGTGAAGGgtgctgagagagagagagagagagagagggggagggagagagagattgagaaaaTCCAGACGCAGTAAACTGTACGTTACCTTTTTTAAAGCCGGGTGCGTTGGGTCGGGTGGGTGATGGTGAGAAAATTACAgaaacatatatacatataacgTACAGCTGTTGAGCGGTGGGGCTTTGAGGTGGTGGTGGTAGGGTCAAAGTTATCCCCACGAGACTTGTTTCCAAACTCTCCCGCCTTCCCTCTTCTTCAAATTCTTAGACCTATTTTCCAAATTGCACAAGACCCACCTCGCCATTTCTTTCCTTGTTGTTTTTTACAGTCTTGGACTGTGGAGACAAGAAGGCCAAATTCACGTCCaaagagtagagagagagagagagagagagagagagagagagagagagagagagtggtggtggtggtgggatgATGGAGTGGCTGCGGTAGTGGTGGCATGCGGTGGAGCTGCCTCTCTGGAAATGGACACCCCAGAGAGAAACCAGATCGGCACCCCCAAGGCCAAATTTGAGGTCAGGCTTTGTTcccattttcttgttttttttcttcttctgaatTATTAAGGTCGTTGCTGAATTGGGTTTTGTTTGGTATTTGAGGTTGTTTCCTCTGTGTTTCTAAAGCttgtgaatttcttgagtttCCTGTTTGTTTTCATGGGTTCAAGTTGCCCTGCATCACTGCATGTGGGTTGATCTTTGATTTTCAGCTGGATCAGTCCTCAAATATATTTCTTTTCAGATTATTTATTATCCTTTTCTctcatgttattttttttttattttgttttggaaaaaaaaaatgtctgcTTTATGTGGGTTTTCAGAATTTTGTGATTTGGATCTCAAAATTGAGCTCAGCTTCATGGGCAATTGTCACCATTTGGCTTCAGAAAACTGAATTTGGGATTGTTGTGGACCTAATTTTTACCAATTTACACCCCCCGCTCTCTTTTTTTACTGGTTTTCAGTAGTTAAtggaatttaatttaatttttaccaATTTGTATGTATTATGTATTCTGTGaatgttctttttctttttggtggtgcaattgagattatatattaattttgtataATTTCTATATTTTAGGTGTTGATGTTCCAATTACTGTCTGTATGAAATCGTTTCATCCTgtaagaagtttttttttttttttttccatcacaTGTGCAGGATTCTCCTGTGTTTAACTATATCAATAGTCTTTCTCCTATCAAGCCTGTGAAGTCTGTTCACATTACTCAGACGTTCAGCTCACTCAGTTTCGCATCCCTCCCTTCCGTCTTCACTTCGCCCCATGTCAGCTCTCACAAGGCATCCAGGTTCCTGAGGGGGTAATTCACTGCTGTAtttcttttttactttgtttttcttaCCTAATTCTATTAGTAAATTATACTCCATTTCTTTCAGGCATAACCCTTCTGATCCGTCAAAATCCGAGTCCTCTCTGGAAAGTGGAAATAAAGTCTCTACGAATGAAGATGCGGCCGAACTCTGTCTTAACTCAGCAGAGTTACATGAGGATTGTGTTCCAGGGGATTCTATTGGAGAAGCTTCTGTTGAGCCACGTAATGAGCACTCAAAGTTTGTAATTGAGCTGCCGCGAAATTTGAAATATGACTGTGGTAGCCCTGAGTGTGGAGCAACAACTCGTTGTGGTACTGAGGCAGGTTGTGAGTCGGAAGTGGCTGACTTGTCAGCTCCACTCGTTCCATATGTTCAAAAGACCTCTGAAAATGGTTCTTCTGATGATGGAGCACATCTACAGAACATATGTCAGAGTGAGCAAAGAAACGAATTGACAGGCTGTGATTGGGAGAGTTTGATCTCTGGTGCTAGCGACCTATTAATTTTTGATTCCCCCAATGGCTCAGAGGCTTTTAGGGGGATAATGCAGAATCCTCTGGACTCCGTAACAAGATTCTGTAATTCTCTGATGCCGCGACTCTCACAGAATGAAACTGCTGATGAGCAAAACGTGCTAGTCCTTGATACAATTGTTTCCGGAGAACAGCCTGAAACtgaagatccttcatctcaataTGGAGAAGCTAGTCAGCCGGAAGACACAGAACTGATGCAGGACCATTTGAATAGTTGTATGGTTAGCAGTCAAATCGAGAAAGAAGATAATAACTTGGAAGCACCCATGCAGTTCAATTGTAAGGTAAAGCATTCACTATGTCATCACGATAGTCCTAATAATGCCGATTCCAAAGATTCTTGACTTTGTTATGAATTGTTGTCATTaccttgtttgttttgtttgttgatgGTTGTGCTAATGCCAGTTTCTCTGTTTGTGCATTAGCCTGGTTTAAATTTGCATCGTGGTTTGCGAAGGCGCTGTCTAGATTTTGAGATGGTGGGAGCGCGCAGGAAGAGTTTAGACAATGTTCCAAATTCTAGTTCTTCTATGTTATCTCAATCTGATGAAAAAGTCACCACAAATGATAAGCAACTTGTTCCAATGAAACCTGGTGGTGAATCTTCACGGTGTATCTTACCTGGAATTGGTTTGCACTTAAATGCTCTTGCAACAACCTCAAAAGATTACAAAACCATTAAGCGTGAAAATATGGCCTATGGTAGACAACTAAGTTTGCCCAACCTCACTGCCCCTGCTAATTCCCCCACAGCTGGTCAAGGACCTGGTCATGAATCTTTCTCTTCAGCTTCTTCTGAAAGGGACATGGATGGCACCGAAAATGGGG is a window from the Malus domestica chromosome 16, GDT2T_hap1 genome containing:
- the LOC103453227 gene encoding protein tesmin/TSO1-like CXC 2 isoform X2, with amino-acid sequence MDTPERNQIGTPKAKFEDSPVFNYINSLSPIKPVKSVHITQTFSSLSFASLPSVFTSPHVSSHKASRFLRGHNPSDPSKSESSLESGNKVSTNEDAAELCLNSAELHEDCVPGDSIGEASVEPRNEHSKFVIELPRNLKYDCGSPECGATTRCGTEAGCESEVADLSAPLVPYVQKTSENGSSDDGAHLQNICQSEQRNELTGCDWESLISGASDLLIFDSPNGSEAFRGIMQNPLDSVTRFCNSLMPRLSQNETADEQNVLVLDTIVSGEQPETEDPSSQYGEASQPEDTELMQDHLNSCMVSSQIEKEDNNLEAPMQFNCKPGLNLHRGLRRRCLDFEMVGARRKSLDNVPNSSSSMLSQSDEKVTTNDKQLVPMKPGGESSRCILPGIGLHLNALATTSKDYKTIKRENMAYGRQLSLPNLTAPANSPTAGQGPGHESFSSASSERDMDGTENGVQLLQDASQEPAFLANEEFNQNSPKKKRPKFEQAGETESSCKRCNCKKSKCLKLYCECFAAGVYCIEPCSCQECFNKPIHEDTVLATRKQIESRNPLAFAPKVIRNADPVPEYGEESSKTPASARHKRGCNCKKSSCLKKYCECYQGGVGCSISCRCEGCKNTFGRKDETEADEEEAEACGKSVAENHQQKNEIQENEEQHQDSALPTTPLRLSRQLVSLPFSSKNKPPRSSVFSIGSSSGLYTSQKLGILCPETKFERHIQAVPEDEMPEILQGDGSPSTGIKTASPNGKRVCPPNREFAPSPGRRAGRKLILQSIPSFPSLTPQN
- the LOC103453227 gene encoding protein tesmin/TSO1-like CXC 2 isoform X1, producing the protein MDTPERNQIGTPKAKFEDSPVFNYINSLSPIKPVKSVHITQTFSSLSFASLPSVFTSPHVSSHKASRFLRGHNPSDPSKSESSLESGNKVSTNEDAAELCLNSAELHEDCVPGDSIGEASVEPRNEHSKFVIELPRNLKYDCGSPECGATTRCGTEAGCESEVADLSAPLVPYVQKTSENGSSDDGAHLQNICQSEQRNELTGCDWESLISGASDLLIFDSPNGSEAFRGIMQNPLDSVTRFCNSLMPRLSQNETADEQNVLVLDTIVSGEQPETEDPSSQYGEASQPEDTELMQDHLNSCMVSSQIEKEDNNLEAPMQFNCKPGLNLHRGLRRRCLDFEMVGARRKSLDNVPNSSSSMLSQSDEKVTTNDKQLVPMKPGGESSRCILPGIGLHLNALATTSKDYKTIKRENMAYGRQLSLPNLTAPANSPTAGQGPGHESFSSASSERDMDGTENGVQLLQDASQEPAFLANEEFNQNSPKKKRPKFEQAGETESSCKRCNCKKSKCLKLYCECFAAGVYCIEPCSCQECFNKPIHEDTVLATRKQIESRNPLAFAPKVIRNADPVPEYGEESSKTPASARHKRGCNCKKSSCLKKYCECYQGGVGCSISCRCEGCKNTFGRKDGSFMLTETEADEEEAEACGKSVAENHQQKNEIQENEEQHQDSALPTTPLRLSRQLVSLPFSSKNKPPRSSVFSIGSSSGLYTSQKLGILCPETKFERHIQAVPEDEMPEILQGDGSPSTGIKTASPNGKRVCPPNREFAPSPGRRAGRKLILQSIPSFPSLTPQN